The DNA sequence CGCTAACAGGCAACTCCCCGTGCAGATATTCCACGGCAACAGCGACGATGTAGTGCCGGAACAGCTGGGCCGGAAAAGTGTCACCTTTTTGCGCAAACAGGGCTTTACACCCGGCTACCAAACCTTCCCAATGGGACATTCGGTCTGCCTGGGAGAAATTCAGGCAATCTCCGGCTGGTTGCAGCAGGTATTGGCCTAGTCATGGGAATTGTCGCGTTGTGCTTTGTTAGTATGGTCCAATTCCGCATCCCAAATGTGAACGCTTATGAACACTGCTACAAAACCCCAGTATCCGTTTTCCGAAGCTCCCCCGCTGGGGACTTTTAAAGAGATTGCCGACGGCGTCCACTGGCTGCGCATGCCGCTACCCTTCCGGCTCGACCATATCAACCTGTGGCTACTCGAAGAAAGTGATGGCTGGACGATAGTCGATACCGGGCTGGCCACCGAGGACACTACTGAGCTGTGGTTAAAACTCTCGCCGATTGTGTCATCAAAAAAACCGGTAAAACGCCTGATTGCCACCCACATGCACCCGGATCATATCGGACTCGCCGCCTGGCTGTGCCGTCACAGCGGCGCCGAATTCTGGATGTCCCGCAGCGAGTATATGCATTGTCGGATCCTGCTGGCCGACAGTAACCGCGAAGCACCGGAAGAGGCGATCAGCTTCTATCGAGCCGCCGGTTTCAGCGATCAACAACTGCGTTACTATCGCGCCAAATTTGGCTCTTTCGGGAGCATGGTACGCGGGATGCCGGCCACTTATCACCGACTGCAGCACGGCGACAGCTTCATCATCGGGGGACGTCGCTGGCAGCTGGTCATGGGCGAGGGACACTCCCCCGAGCACGCCTGCCTGCACTGCCCCGAACTGGACCTGTTTATCGCCGGCGACCAGCTGCTGCCGACTATTTCCTCCAACGTCAGCGTCTGGCCCATGGAACCGGCCGGCAACCCACTGCAGGCATGGATCGACAGCTGCCACAGGCTCAAGGCCCTGCTACCGGAAAAGACGCTGGTGTTGCCCTCCCACGGCCTGCCCTTCACCGGTGCGCAGCCGAGATTGCAGGCTCTGATCGACGGCCACCAACGGGACCTGGAAAGGGTTATGCAAAACTGCGACGAGCCAAAACGGGTGGTTGATCTGTTTCCGCTGCTTTTCAAGGCACCGATCAGCAACTCGATGCTGGTTCTGGCCACGGGCGAAAGTTACGCCCACCTACATTATCTGATGGCACGGGGGAAAGTCGCCATGCAGACCGACAACACCGGGGTGAACTGGTATCAGCGCGCCTGAACCAGGATCGGAATCAACGCCCGGTCGCCGCAGCGACTACCGCCATCTGCCGGTCATGCCAACCACCCAGCAGCAATTGGGCACTTATCGCACCGAGCAACGCGATAAACATATCCCACTGGGCATCCCAGACATCCCCCTGGGTGCCGAGGAACTCGACAGAACCGTCGCCACCAACCACCGCAGTCAACCACTCCAGCAATTCATAAAAGGCACTGAACGCCAGACAAAAACAGGTCACCAGAAAGAACAGCCAATAGCGCCCCACCACAACCCGGTTGCGCCAGAGGACTTCTCTCGCCAGAATCGCGGGCACGAAGCCCTGGGCAAGATGCCCAAAACGATCATAGTGGTTGCGGGTAAAATCAAACCAGTCTGCCACAAAAAAACCCAATGGCACCCTGGCATAGGTATAGTGGGCACCCACCAGCAAAATGACGGCGTGCAGAAAAATCAGGTAATAACTGAGTCGCGTCAACGGGAAACCCCGTCGGGTGATGTACAGCACCGGCAAGGCCACCAGTACGGGGATCGCCTCAAGCCACCAGGTAGCGCGATCAAACGGCGCGATCCAGGACCAGACCAGCACGGCCAGCAGAACAGCCAGCAACCACAACAGTTCCCGGTTAGCGGCCATTATCCGCCCCAGCGGGGCAACAGGCTCTGTTCAATATTCAGATGATCGAGCAACCTCGCCACCAGAAAATCCACCAGATCATCAATCGTCTGCGGGTTCTGGTAAAAACCCGGCATCGCCGGCATCACGGTAACACCCAACCGGGCCAGTTTCAGCAGATTTTCGAGATGCAATTCTGACAGGGGCGTCTCTCTGGGCACCACAATCAGCTGCTGTTTTTCCTTGATCACCACATCTGCCGCACGCTCGATCAGATTATTGCTGGCGCCACAGGCAATTGCAGAAATAGTGCCGCCACTGGCGGGACAAATCACCATGGAACGGGGTGCAGCAGAGCCAGACGCCACGGGCGAGAACCAGTCGCGGGACGTATTGACAAGAATCTGGTCTGGCTCCGCGTCAAAGTTGAGGGTGAGAAAATCCTCCAGCGCCTCATCCCCGGGCAACGTCAGTTCTGTCTCGGTTTCCACCACAACCCGCGCTGCCTCGGATATCAGAAACTGGATCTGGCAGTTGGCCTGAACCAGACACTCCAGCAGACGCAGGCCATACTGAGCACCGGATGCCCCGGTCATTGCCAGGGTTATCGAACGATCAAATTCGGCCATGGGCACGCTCCTCAAGTGCGGTCACCAACTTGCTGTGCAAGCCGCCAAAACCGCCATTACTCATAATCAGCACATGGGTGCCGTCCACCGTCAACTGTAAAATCCGCCCGACCAACTCATCAATCGTCCCGAGCACTTCAGCGGGAACCGGCCCGGCAGCCACCTCTTCCACCAGCGACCAACTCGCGCTATCCGGCTGGAACCAGAGCACCTGATCGGCATCGGCAGTGGCCACGGCAAGGTGACCGCGATGAATACCCAACTTCATGGTATTTGAGCGCGGCTCAATGACTGCGAGGATTTTTTCGCTGTTCACCCGATGGCGCAAACCGGCCAGGGTCGTCGCGATGGCAGTGGGATGGTGGGCAAAATCGTCGTAGACCGAGACACCATCAATGGTCGCCAGCTTTTCCATACGGCG is a window from the Porticoccus hydrocarbonoclasticus MCTG13d genome containing:
- a CDS encoding MBL fold metallo-hydrolase, coding for MNTATKPQYPFSEAPPLGTFKEIADGVHWLRMPLPFRLDHINLWLLEESDGWTIVDTGLATEDTTELWLKLSPIVSSKKPVKRLIATHMHPDHIGLAAWLCRHSGAEFWMSRSEYMHCRILLADSNREAPEEAISFYRAAGFSDQQLRYYRAKFGSFGSMVRGMPATYHRLQHGDSFIIGGRRWQLVMGEGHSPEHACLHCPELDLFIAGDQLLPTISSNVSVWPMEPAGNPLQAWIDSCHRLKALLPEKTLVLPSHGLPFTGAQPRLQALIDGHQRDLERVMQNCDEPKRVVDLFPLLFKAPISNSMLVLATGESYAHLHYLMARGKVAMQTDNTGVNWYQRA
- a CDS encoding DUF2238 domain-containing protein produces the protein MAANRELLWLLAVLLAVLVWSWIAPFDRATWWLEAIPVLVALPVLYITRRGFPLTRLSYYLIFLHAVILLVGAHYTYARVPLGFFVADWFDFTRNHYDRFGHLAQGFVPAILAREVLWRNRVVVGRYWLFFLVTCFCLAFSAFYELLEWLTAVVGGDGSVEFLGTQGDVWDAQWDMFIALLGAISAQLLLGGWHDRQMAVVAAATGR
- a CDS encoding flavin prenyltransferase UbiX, which produces MAEFDRSITLAMTGASGAQYGLRLLECLVQANCQIQFLISEAARVVVETETELTLPGDEALEDFLTLNFDAEPDQILVNTSRDWFSPVASGSAAPRSMVICPASGGTISAIACGASNNLIERAADVVIKEKQQLIVVPRETPLSELHLENLLKLARLGVTVMPAMPGFYQNPQTIDDLVDFLVARLLDHLNIEQSLLPRWGG